One part of the Streptomyces sp. NBC_00286 genome encodes these proteins:
- a CDS encoding DNA-binding protein has protein sequence MTHYPGLLRIAPLQGETTSSLICRIASRYGLEAKVLRSCWHWRNYQPGHDGGGARADAEVLLNAAGRQVLTAVCGVEEDVLARALPSWGQEGAKLPDREDGVPAAAWRIGGAVAGPVAFGCRLCAARRTGTVVRAVRYAPRWERVCVRHGRWLLDADADQPLEHLDVRHLPEVTAAQRRWAGVARRAVRAGAEPGRVFALAHAVVARWWEQAFSWERETIWPRRLHQVAGGNAGTDLERWRIVGRDAVVFPEVVAVADALLDPAMAQLAWLDSGAGRPRALPADGMFCRRLGERVDRDWLGPLAATDYGGPLTSWMGSVIRIRRGAGGPPGYDNDPWWLRQENQPSTMAGQLRVLGKEKKAPGSGTMWRSAVPAEQRAQITSLVDGAQEQLIQLRGAQTGSSADVAQHLLRILSYSAALLEKALQHTVVAAVNAGVPPQDVAQWAKLPSGPLADALKAYQDAGDG, from the coding sequence GTGACCCATTACCCCGGCCTCCTGCGGATCGCTCCCCTGCAGGGAGAGACGACCTCGTCGCTGATCTGCCGCATCGCGAGCCGCTACGGGCTGGAAGCGAAGGTGTTGCGGTCCTGCTGGCACTGGCGCAACTACCAGCCTGGGCACGACGGCGGGGGCGCTCGGGCCGACGCCGAGGTGCTGCTGAACGCGGCCGGACGGCAGGTACTGACAGCCGTGTGCGGTGTCGAGGAGGACGTGTTGGCGCGGGCGTTGCCGTCCTGGGGACAGGAGGGTGCCAAGCTGCCCGACAGGGAGGACGGAGTGCCGGCGGCGGCGTGGCGGATCGGCGGCGCGGTCGCGGGGCCGGTGGCGTTCGGCTGCCGCCTGTGCGCGGCCCGGCGTACGGGGACGGTCGTGCGGGCGGTGCGATACGCGCCCCGGTGGGAGCGGGTGTGTGTCCGGCACGGGAGGTGGCTCCTGGACGCGGACGCCGACCAGCCCCTTGAGCATCTGGACGTGCGGCACCTGCCGGAAGTGACCGCTGCGCAGCGGCGGTGGGCCGGGGTGGCGCGGCGGGCGGTGCGGGCAGGAGCAGAGCCGGGGCGGGTTTTCGCGCTGGCGCACGCGGTGGTGGCCCGCTGGTGGGAGCAGGCCTTCAGCTGGGAGCGGGAGACGATCTGGCCGCGGCGCCTGCACCAGGTCGCGGGCGGCAACGCCGGGACGGACTTGGAGCGGTGGCGGATCGTGGGGCGGGACGCGGTCGTCTTCCCCGAGGTGGTGGCCGTCGCCGACGCGCTGCTGGACCCGGCCATGGCACAGCTGGCATGGCTCGACAGCGGCGCCGGGCGGCCACGGGCGCTGCCCGCCGACGGGATGTTCTGCCGCCGGCTCGGCGAGCGGGTGGACCGGGACTGGCTGGGGCCGCTGGCCGCGACCGACTACGGCGGCCCGCTGACCTCCTGGATGGGCAGCGTCATCCGCATCCGCCGCGGCGCCGGCGGACCGCCCGGATACGACAACGACCCCTGGTGGCTGCGCCAGGAAAACCAGCCCTCCACCATGGCCGGACAGCTGCGCGTGCTGGGCAAGGAGAAGAAGGCGCCCGGCTCGGGGACGATGTGGCGCTCGGCCGTGCCCGCCGAGCAGCGCGCCCAGATCACCAGCCTCGTCGACGGCGCTCAGGAGCAGCTCATCCAGCTGCGCGGGGCGCAGACCGGTTCGAGTGCGGACGTGGCCCAGCATCTGCTGCGCATCCTCAGCTACAGTGCCGCCCTGCTCGAGAAGGCCCTGCAGCACACTGTCGTGGCGGCCGTGAACGCCGGGGTGCCGCCGCAGGATGTGGCCCAGTGGGCGAAGCTGCCCTCCGGCCCGTTGGCGGACGCGCTCAAGGCCTACCAGGACGCGGGCGACGGATAG
- a CDS encoding TnsA-like heteromeric transposase endonuclease subunit produces MDVNIGAGFEAVFLDPVGQAVQQRWADAALAVAFEDLDPVSAFPVVPGRRWGPGLWWSATTGRHVAAGSNAMRTQLMALDRDPQVTGMAGRPVRLLWRNHRGQVRSWVPQLFARYVDGTALLADCPGRPDTGGERALKAAQAVAAACADIGWSYRRLAPLDEVVAANLKWLAGYRHPRNQGRPSLMTDVLEAFARPRPLIEGAEAAGDPIEVLPAVFHALWHHTLTTTLETPLHERVIVSPGSLRRGSGAVPAKNLHDGAGAGRGEESQGCVPAAEYPASGAGRGGAGRGEAV; encoded by the coding sequence GTGGATGTGAACATCGGGGCCGGGTTCGAGGCGGTCTTCCTCGACCCCGTCGGGCAGGCGGTGCAGCAGCGGTGGGCGGACGCCGCCCTCGCGGTCGCGTTCGAAGACCTCGATCCGGTGTCAGCGTTCCCGGTAGTGCCGGGACGGCGGTGGGGGCCGGGGCTGTGGTGGTCGGCCACCACCGGGCGGCACGTGGCCGCCGGATCGAACGCCATGCGTACGCAGCTGATGGCCCTGGACCGCGACCCGCAGGTCACCGGCATGGCCGGACGGCCAGTACGGCTGCTGTGGCGCAACCACCGCGGTCAGGTGCGTTCCTGGGTGCCGCAGTTGTTCGCCCGCTACGTCGACGGCACCGCCCTGCTGGCCGACTGCCCCGGCCGCCCCGACACCGGCGGTGAACGCGCCCTGAAGGCCGCGCAGGCGGTGGCTGCGGCGTGCGCGGACATCGGCTGGAGCTACCGGCGCCTGGCGCCGCTGGATGAGGTGGTGGCGGCGAACCTGAAGTGGCTGGCCGGCTACCGCCACCCCCGCAACCAGGGCAGGCCCAGCCTGATGACGGATGTCCTTGAGGCATTCGCGCGGCCGCGGCCGCTGATCGAGGGCGCCGAAGCGGCCGGCGACCCGATCGAGGTCCTCCCGGCCGTCTTCCACGCCCTGTGGCACCACACACTCACGACAACATTGGAGACGCCGCTGCACGAACGGGTCATCGTCAGTCCGGGCTCCCTCCGTCGGGGCAGTGGCGCAGTGCCCGCCAAAAACCTGCACGATGGCGCCGGCGCTGGGCGTGGCGAGGAGAGCCAGGGCTGCGTCCCCGCGGCCGAGTACCCGGCGTCAGGCGCGGGGCGCGGCGGGGCTGGGCGCGGGGAGGCGGTGTGA
- a CDS encoding Mu transposase C-terminal domain-containing protein produces the protein MNSGRQSGRPVVAVGAHVRFRGSRWQVVALAGQRVHLAGEDGSDEAVLAGHLFADPGFALLGTEAQQPQAAPRWGLFETAPAAAREKALAWQRHIREVECGLPGGLGSGGPVREEYDPGQHTLAEREQAKAAELTALGFGRVSRTTVQRMRLAYRKQGLWGLIDHRTTRGPSPTGRADERVVAAVKEALRRQRGRSKGTIKGLMPLVAHILEDRHGGAVAMPAQATFYRLVHQLAGPADHPAQPVRTPPLTEDGRGHTPTVALRPGEQVQIDTTRLDVLALFDDGTLGRPEMTIAVDVATRAILAAVLCPGGTQAVDAALLLAEMAVPHPAKPPWPDALRFTHTQLLPLARLLTLDERLQGAAARPVVIPETIVVDRGKVFLSRAFTAACETLGVSVQPAPPYAPTAKGIVERTFGSINTLFCQHLPGYTGSDVTRRGRDAEREACFTLAQLQDLLDEWLVHYHHRPHQGLRHPVLPKAALTPNQMWAALISVAGYVPVPLTRDDYLELLPVRWQAITERGIRLHHRTYDCDLLAPYRGQPSPITARGGKWEVHTNPHDARQIWLRLPDGTFAEIPWIHRAHVHRPFNEQTWQHIRTTVTRHTDPDSLEADLADALDQLMRRTHAGNATAGEQRLLARTQPARTPLPPPRSGSSHPSETESGAGPAGPGTDTDSLDDLDEEQDLDLDAEEDDADDGSPAVPYTGLGLYDARAEALKW, from the coding sequence GTGAACAGCGGCCGGCAGAGCGGCCGGCCTGTGGTGGCGGTCGGGGCACACGTCCGCTTCCGCGGATCGCGGTGGCAGGTCGTCGCCCTGGCCGGGCAGCGCGTCCACCTGGCCGGCGAGGACGGCAGTGACGAGGCGGTGCTCGCCGGGCATCTCTTCGCCGATCCAGGCTTCGCCCTGCTGGGAACGGAGGCGCAGCAGCCTCAGGCGGCGCCGCGGTGGGGGCTGTTCGAGACCGCCCCGGCCGCGGCGCGGGAGAAGGCGCTGGCCTGGCAGCGCCACATCCGGGAAGTCGAGTGCGGGTTGCCCGGCGGGCTGGGCAGCGGCGGGCCGGTGCGGGAGGAGTACGACCCCGGGCAGCACACGCTGGCCGAACGGGAACAGGCCAAAGCAGCAGAGCTGACCGCGCTCGGCTTCGGCCGGGTGTCCCGTACGACGGTGCAGCGCATGCGCCTGGCCTACCGCAAACAGGGCCTGTGGGGGCTCATCGACCACCGCACCACCCGCGGCCCGAGCCCCACCGGGCGGGCCGACGAGCGGGTCGTCGCCGCGGTCAAGGAGGCGCTGCGCCGCCAGCGCGGCCGTTCCAAAGGCACCATCAAAGGGCTGATGCCGCTGGTCGCGCACATCCTTGAGGACCGGCACGGCGGCGCGGTGGCGATGCCGGCGCAGGCCACGTTCTACCGGCTCGTCCATCAGCTCGCCGGCCCCGCCGACCATCCCGCACAGCCGGTGCGCACCCCGCCCCTCACCGAGGACGGACGGGGGCACACGCCCACCGTCGCCCTGCGGCCCGGAGAGCAGGTGCAGATCGATACCACCCGGCTCGATGTCCTGGCCCTGTTCGACGACGGCACCCTGGGCCGGCCTGAGATGACCATTGCGGTAGACGTCGCAACGCGAGCGATCCTGGCGGCCGTGCTCTGTCCGGGCGGCACTCAGGCCGTGGACGCGGCACTGCTGCTGGCGGAGATGGCCGTCCCTCACCCGGCGAAGCCCCCCTGGCCCGACGCCCTGCGCTTCACCCACACCCAACTGCTCCCCCTGGCCCGGTTGCTGACGCTGGACGAGCGACTTCAGGGCGCGGCCGCCCGCCCGGTCGTGATCCCCGAGACGATCGTCGTGGACCGGGGCAAAGTGTTCCTTTCCAGGGCGTTCACCGCCGCCTGCGAGACCCTCGGCGTCAGCGTGCAGCCCGCCCCGCCCTATGCGCCCACCGCCAAGGGCATCGTCGAGCGGACCTTCGGCTCGATCAACACCCTGTTCTGCCAGCACCTGCCCGGCTACACCGGCTCCGACGTCACCCGCCGCGGGCGCGACGCCGAACGCGAGGCGTGCTTCACCCTCGCGCAGTTGCAGGACCTCCTCGACGAATGGCTCGTGCACTACCACCACCGCCCGCACCAAGGGCTGCGCCATCCCGTGCTGCCCAAGGCCGCACTGACACCGAACCAGATGTGGGCCGCCCTCATCTCGGTCGCCGGGTACGTCCCCGTCCCCCTCACCAGGGACGACTACCTCGAACTGCTGCCGGTGCGCTGGCAGGCCATCACCGAACGCGGCATCCGCCTGCACCACCGCACCTACGACTGCGACCTCCTGGCCCCCTACCGCGGGCAGCCCTCCCCCATCACCGCCCGCGGCGGTAAATGGGAAGTCCACACCAATCCCCACGACGCCCGCCAGATCTGGCTGCGCCTGCCCGACGGCACGTTCGCCGAGATCCCCTGGATCCACCGCGCCCACGTCCACCGCCCGTTCAACGAACAGACCTGGCAGCACATCCGCACCACCGTCACCCGCCACACCGACCCCGACAGCCTTGAGGCCGATCTCGCCGACGCCCTCGACCAGCTCATGCGCCGCACCCACGCCGGTAACGCCACCGCAGGCGAACAACGCCTCCTGGCCCGCACCCAGCCTGCCCGAACACCCCTGCCCCCACCGCGCTCCGGAAGCAGCCACCCGAGCGAAACAGAGTCCGGTGCCGGCCCGGCCGGGCCCGGGACGGACACCGACAGCCTCGACGACCTCGACGAGGAACAGGACCTGGACCTGGACGCGGAAGAAGACGACGCCGACGACGGCTCGCCCGCCGTCCCCTACACCGGACTCGGTCTCTACGACGCCCGTGCGGAGGCCCTGAAATGGTGA
- a CDS encoding ATP-binding protein: MTTWQGWHHFATTAPPAPPQPGEEPRSPEERLDYHSAFVTVRTPAIDTLATSVRTLMILGRHQTTTARPSLIVTGPAAAGKTTALLHVGRTCHLAHTHRTPTPPGHHPHVPVAYVLVPPGATAKTLTAEFARYLGIPTTTRMTQAQITEAVCHTYNTAGIQLVLIDEIHRLNPRTTTGAQAADLLKDLTERIGATFVYAGIDVTATPLFSGVRGAQLAGRATLITCGPLPARHGNRHPFTDVITDLENALDLQHHRPGTLPRHHAYLHQRTAGRIGSLTRLIRQAAITAICDGTERITKKTLEAIQLDHLAEEATRPRTRRPSTPA, translated from the coding sequence GTGACCACCTGGCAGGGCTGGCACCACTTCGCCACCACGGCGCCACCCGCCCCGCCACAGCCCGGCGAAGAGCCCCGCAGCCCGGAGGAACGCCTCGACTACCACTCCGCGTTCGTCACCGTCCGCACCCCCGCCATCGACACCCTCGCCACCAGCGTGCGCACCCTGATGATCCTCGGCCGCCACCAGACCACCACCGCACGGCCCTCACTGATCGTCACCGGCCCCGCAGCAGCAGGCAAAACCACCGCCCTGCTCCACGTCGGACGCACCTGCCACCTCGCCCACACCCACCGCACCCCCACCCCGCCCGGCCACCACCCTCACGTACCGGTCGCCTACGTCCTCGTCCCGCCCGGCGCCACCGCGAAGACCCTCACCGCCGAATTCGCCCGCTACCTCGGCATCCCCACCACCACCCGCATGACCCAGGCCCAGATCACCGAAGCCGTCTGCCACACCTACAACACCGCCGGCATTCAACTCGTCCTCATCGACGAGATCCACCGCCTCAACCCCCGCACCACCACCGGCGCCCAAGCCGCCGACCTGTTGAAGGACCTCACCGAACGCATCGGCGCCACCTTCGTCTACGCCGGAATCGACGTCACCGCCACACCCCTGTTCAGCGGCGTGCGCGGCGCCCAACTCGCCGGCCGCGCCACCCTCATCACCTGCGGCCCCCTCCCCGCCCGCCACGGCAACCGGCACCCCTTCACCGACGTCATCACCGACCTCGAAAACGCCCTCGACCTCCAACACCACCGCCCAGGCACCCTCCCCCGCCACCACGCCTACCTCCACCAGCGCACCGCCGGCCGCATCGGCAGCCTCACCCGCCTCATCCGCCAAGCCGCCATCACCGCCATCTGCGACGGCACCGAACGCATCACCAAGAAAACACTGGAAGCCATCCAGCTCGACCACCTCGCCGAAGAAGCAACGCGTCCCCGGACCCGCCGACCGTCCACACCGGCATGA
- a CDS encoding ISL3 family transposase: MNHDEIAWQDVLFKGCEVQVTTAVHGACGMVVRLIGRGDAGSCSACGRTSSRVHDRYERRLQDLPLAGYAVRILLSVRRFVCADGTCPKRTFAEQIPGLTSPHARATDRLGALLDRIALALAGRAGARMASAMGLTAGRMGLLNRIRAMPDPVYDTPRVLGVDDFATKRGHSYATVITDAQRHRPIEVLPGREAAPLAAWLTAHPGVEVICRDRAGAYAEGAALGAPDALQVADRFHLWQNLGQAVDKCVAAHRDHLRAATVQPEPEDAASATGSTRAVAPSDVVLPTGRRAERMHAHYALVHGLLNEGMGLRAIARHLGWGRHTVQRYARAARWQDAVTGCRTRPSRLDVHRTYLQRRIDETEGAISIKELCEELAEQGRPVPYSSLRDWARSRLRWPADPARPPAPPGVRQVTGWLTRRPATLSEDERQQLQTVLNGSPELATAHRLVRESGDMLTQQTGVLLPAWIEEAVAADLPGLTGFARDLTSDLDAVTAGLTLRWSSGGTEGTVNRIKKIKRQLYGRAEFDLLRKMILLQ, from the coding sequence ATGAACCACGACGAAATCGCCTGGCAGGACGTGCTGTTCAAGGGCTGCGAGGTACAGGTCACCACGGCAGTGCACGGCGCGTGCGGGATGGTAGTACGGCTGATCGGCCGAGGCGACGCAGGCTCGTGTTCGGCCTGTGGCCGGACGTCGAGCCGTGTGCATGACCGCTACGAGCGTCGCTTGCAGGATCTTCCGCTGGCCGGGTACGCGGTACGGATCCTGCTCTCAGTGAGGCGCTTCGTGTGCGCTGACGGCACCTGTCCCAAGCGCACATTTGCCGAGCAGATACCAGGGCTGACCAGCCCGCACGCCCGCGCCACGGATCGGCTGGGCGCGTTGCTGGACCGGATCGCGCTCGCGTTGGCCGGCCGGGCCGGGGCGCGGATGGCCAGCGCCATGGGCCTGACGGCGGGGCGGATGGGGCTGTTGAACCGGATCCGGGCGATGCCCGACCCGGTCTACGACACTCCGCGCGTACTCGGCGTCGATGATTTCGCCACCAAGCGCGGCCATTCGTACGCCACTGTGATCACGGATGCCCAGCGGCACCGGCCCATCGAGGTGCTGCCGGGGCGCGAGGCGGCGCCGCTGGCCGCCTGGCTGACGGCTCACCCCGGAGTGGAGGTGATCTGCCGGGACCGTGCCGGAGCCTACGCCGAAGGCGCCGCGCTCGGCGCCCCGGATGCCCTGCAGGTCGCGGACCGCTTCCACTTGTGGCAGAACCTCGGTCAGGCGGTCGACAAGTGCGTCGCGGCACACCGCGACCATCTCAGGGCCGCCACCGTACAGCCTGAACCGGAAGACGCCGCGAGTGCCACGGGCAGCACCCGTGCGGTGGCACCGTCTGACGTCGTGTTACCGACTGGGCGCCGCGCCGAGCGCATGCATGCGCATTATGCTCTGGTCCACGGCCTGTTGAACGAGGGGATGGGCCTGCGCGCCATTGCCCGGCATCTGGGCTGGGGTCGCCACACCGTCCAGCGGTACGCTCGCGCAGCCCGTTGGCAGGACGCTGTCACCGGCTGCCGCACCCGCCCCAGCCGCCTCGACGTCCACCGCACCTACCTGCAGCGACGCATCGACGAGACCGAGGGCGCTATCTCGATCAAGGAACTGTGCGAGGAACTGGCCGAACAGGGTCGGCCGGTGCCCTACAGCAGTCTCCGTGACTGGGCCCGCAGCCGTCTGCGGTGGCCCGCCGATCCTGCCAGGCCTCCGGCGCCGCCGGGTGTCCGGCAGGTCACCGGCTGGCTCACCCGCCGCCCCGCCACGCTCAGCGAGGACGAACGTCAGCAGCTCCAGACCGTTCTGAACGGCAGTCCCGAACTGGCCACCGCGCACCGACTTGTCCGCGAGTCCGGCGACATGCTCACCCAGCAGACTGGTGTCCTGCTGCCTGCGTGGATCGAGGAAGCCGTCGCGGCTGACCTGCCCGGACTGACCGGCTTCGCCCGCGACCTCACCAGCGACCTCGACGCCGTCACCGCCGGGCTTACCCTCCGCTGGAGCTCGGGCGGCACCGAGGGCACCGTGAATCGCATTAAAAAGATCAAAAGGCAGCTATACGGACGTGCTGAATTCGACCTACTTCGAAAGATGATCCTGCTTCAGTGA
- a CDS encoding tetratricopeptide repeat protein has translation MAALAQAAHKRQRRRWAIRLWSRAGDAGDNRSLIRLAELRKAAGDRRGARRLYRKAGDTLSLARLAGLREAADRRRLKRLYRQGGDAHSLGRLAELQEAAGDRRGAERLYRQAADRGDSRATWRLARLRDAAGDRRGAERLYRQAADRGDTRAMTRLAELREEAGDREGAERLGVQAADAGDPRVLIRLAELREETGDREGADRLAAQAIDTDPRALRSLAELRVHAGDWEGAERLYRQAATDADVIDALEVRAELRKAAGDREGAERLYRQAVDAGETRVLIRLAELREEAGDRESAERLAAQAADVGYTDALIWLAELREQVGDREGAERLAVQAADAGVPWAYQDWFERRWPYGVEADGTPSETS, from the coding sequence TTGGCTGCCCTCGCTCAGGCAGCCCACAAACGTCAGCGCCGCCGCTGGGCGATTCGACTGTGGAGTCGGGCTGGCGACGCCGGCGACAACCGCTCCCTGATAAGGCTGGCTGAGCTGCGGAAGGCGGCCGGGGATCGGAGGGGTGCAAGGCGCCTGTACCGGAAGGCAGGCGATACTCTTTCGTTGGCAAGGCTCGCCGGGCTGCGGGAGGCGGCCGATCGAAGGCGTTTGAAACGCCTATACCGGCAGGGCGGCGACGCCCACTCATTGGGGAGGCTGGCTGAGCTGCAGGAGGCGGCCGGGGACCGGAGGGGTGCAGAGCGCCTGTACCGGCAGGCCGCCGACCGTGGCGACTCCCGCGCTACGTGGAGGCTGGCTCGGCTGCGGGACGCGGCCGGGGACCGGAGGGGTGCAGAGCGCCTGTACCGGCAGGCCGCCGACCGTGGCGACACCCGCGCTATGACGAGGCTGGCTGAGTTGCGGGAGGAGGCCGGGGACCGGGAAGGCGCCGAACGCCTCGGCGTGCAGGCCGCCGACGCCGGTGACCCCCGCGTTTTGATAAGGCTGGCTGAGTTGCGGGAGGAGACCGGGGACCGGGAAGGCGCCGACCGCCTCGCTGCTCAGGCTATCGATACTGACCCTCGCGCTTTGAGGAGTCTGGCTGAGCTGCGAGTGCACGCCGGAGATTGGGAGGGTGCGGAGCGCCTGTACCGGCAGGCAGCCACCGATGCCGACGTCATCGATGCTTTGGAGGTTCGAGCTGAGCTGCGCAAGGCGGCCGGGGATCGGGAGGGTGCGGAGCGTCTGTACCGGCAGGCTGTCGACGCCGGCGAGACGCGCGTCTTGATAAGGCTGGCTGAGTTGCGGGAGGAGGCCGGGGATCGGGAGAGCGCCGAACGCCTCGCGGCGCAGGCCGCCGACGTCGGCTACACCGACGCGTTGATATGGCTGGCTGAGTTGCGGGAGCAGGTTGGGGATCGCGAGGGCGCCGAACGCCTCGCGGTGCAGGCCGCCGACGCTGGCGTTCCATGGGCGTACCAGGACTGGTTCGAGCGACGATGGCCGTACGGCGTCGAAGCGGACGGCACCCCATCTGAGACCTCGTGA
- a CDS encoding helix-turn-helix domain-containing protein, translating to MIRRARVLLALDTSAGEVAPRAVIAERVGVSCDSVRLISKRYAETGGDVWATVGRKERALPPVPSPVTGEVEARLIALACSKPPKGHARWSLRLLEKHVALAEDIPDLDHSTIGRVLKKRNCALT from the coding sequence ATGATCAGGCGGGCGCGGGTGCTGCTCGCGTTGGACACCTCGGCCGGCGAGGTCGCTCCGCGGGCGGTGATCGCGGAGCGGGTCGGGGTCTCGTGCGATTCGGTCCGCCTGATCTCGAAGCGGTACGCGGAGACCGGCGGCGATGTGTGGGCCACGGTCGGCCGGAAGGAACGCGCACTGCCGCCGGTGCCCTCCCCGGTGACCGGCGAGGTCGAGGCAAGGCTGATTGCGCTGGCCTGCTCGAAGCCGCCCAAAGGACACGCCCGCTGGTCGCTGCGCCTGCTGGAGAAGCACGTCGCGCTGGCCGAGGACATCCCGGATCTGGACCACTCCACGATCGGGCGGGTCTTAAAAAAACGGAACTGCGCCCTCACGTGA
- a CDS encoding IS630 family transposase: protein MKKCWTIPPAANAAFAAAMEDVLAVYHRPFDPTRPVVCMDEKPYQLLGHVRDPLPARPGRDRREDNEYVRSGTCSIFCWVEPLRGWRRVDAQPRRTRVDWAHQVEHLLTVDYPDAATVVLVMDNLNTHTTASLYEAFDPAKAFALTQRLEIHHTPKHGSWLNIAEIELSALTRQCLDRRLDDLAVLNAELAAWQQQTNSNQRQVDWQFTTDDARVKLRHLYPTTQRN from the coding sequence GTGAAGAAGTGCTGGACCATCCCGCCCGCTGCGAATGCGGCCTTCGCCGCGGCGATGGAGGATGTCCTGGCGGTCTACCACCGGCCCTTCGACCCGACGCGCCCGGTGGTGTGCATGGACGAGAAGCCGTACCAGTTGCTCGGCCACGTCCGTGATCCGCTTCCCGCGCGGCCGGGCCGTGACCGCCGCGAGGACAACGAGTACGTCCGCTCGGGGACCTGCTCGATCTTCTGCTGGGTCGAGCCGCTGCGCGGATGGCGACGCGTGGACGCGCAGCCCCGCCGGACCAGGGTCGACTGGGCGCACCAGGTCGAGCACCTGCTGACCGTGGACTACCCCGACGCCGCCACGGTCGTGCTGGTGATGGACAACCTCAACACCCACACCACCGCCTCGCTCTACGAGGCGTTCGACCCGGCAAAGGCCTTCGCGCTGACCCAGCGCCTGGAGATCCACCACACCCCCAAACACGGGTCCTGGCTCAACATCGCCGAGATCGAGCTCTCCGCGCTCACCCGCCAGTGCCTGGACCGCCGCCTCGACGACCTCGCCGTACTCAACGCCGAACTTGCTGCCTGGCAGCAACAGACCAACAGCAACCAGCGCCAAGTCGACTGGCAGTTCACCACCGACGACGCACGCGTGAAACTACGCCACCTCTACCCAACCACACAGCGAAATTAA